The sequence below is a genomic window from Methylotuvimicrobium alcaliphilum 20Z.
GCCGCGGCGAACGCGGAGGACACGCAAGACGCCCGTAGGGCGGCTGAAGTGTCCTCCGCGTTCGCCGCGGAACCTTCCCGCATCACCAGCGAAGTGCTTGAAAAGGCCGCCCGCCGGACGTTTACCGCCGAATACAAAGAGCGCATCTTGACCCAGGCTGATGCGTGTAGCGAACCGGGCTGCATCGGCAAGTTGCTGCGCACAGAGGGATTATATTCCTCACATCTCAGCAAATGGCGCAGCGAACGTGAGCAGGCCATCCGCGCCGGTCTATCCAAGCCGCGTGGCCGCAAACCTTCGGACAAGAATCCGTTAGCCGCTGAAAATGCTCGTCTGCAAGCCGAAATTCAGCGTTTGCAGGCATGCCTAACACAGGCGGAGGCTATCATCGATGTCCAAAAAAAACTTTCGCAACTGCTGGGCTTGTGCGAGATTCCAGCCCACACCGGGAGAGCATCATGAAGGCCACGCTTGAACTCAGCCGTGAGGTTGGCGTTAAGGCCGCCTGCGAGGCGCTCAACTTCAACCGTGCCTCGTTTTATCGCGCACAACAAGATCGCTCTTCGTGGCCGGTCGAACGTCCGCGCCCGCCGCTGGCACTGAGTACGGACGAAGAGCTACACGTCCTGGCGCATCTGCACAGCGAGCGTTTCATGGATTGCTCGCCTTATCAGGTCTATGCGGCGCTGCTCGACGAGGGCGTTTACCTGTGCTCCATCAGCACCCTCTATCGCATCCTGGTGCGCCACCAGGAAGTGCGCGAGCGCCGCAACCAGCTTCGTCGTCCCAACTACACCAAGCCCGAGTTACTCGCCACTGCGCCCAACCAAGTATGGTCATGGGATATCACCAAACTCAAAGGCCCGGCCAAATGGACGTATTTCTACCTCTACGTCATTATCGACATTTTCAGCCGCTGCGTGGTCGGCTGGATGGTAGCGCACCGCGAATCCACCGAGCTGGCTAAGCGACTGATTGGCGAAAGCTGTACTCGGCAAACTATCCGTGAAGGCCAATTGACTATTCACGCCGACCGCGGCAGCAGTATGACCTCCAAAGGCGTCGAGCAACTGCTGGCTGACCTGGGCGTGACCAAAACCCATTCACGGCCCCATGTCTCCAACGACAACCCGTATTCCGAGGCGCAGTTCAAGACCTTGAAATACCGACCGGGCTTTCCGGCTCAATTCGGCGCTATCGAAGATGCCAGAAGCTTTTGCGGAACGTTCTTCGACTGGTACAACCATGACCACTATCACTCCGGCATTGCACTGTTAACCCCGGCCAGCGTTCACAGCGGCCAAGCCGTCGAGATAGTTACGCAGCGCACGCAAGTCCTGCATGCCGCATTCGAGCGCAATCCGGAACGCTTCAAAAACCGCCAACCCCATGCCCAAGCCGTACCTGAAGCCGCTTGGATTAACCCGCCCCCTTCACGGACGGCAAATGAGGCTCTCGACCAGGAAAACTAAACTCACAATCTACACTAATTTTTTATTATGGGTGTCTCAAAATCATTGACATATACCGTAGGCCCCTTTCCTTTAGGGCTCCCTTCCCTTCTTCCCTTTGCCCTTTTTCCATTCCTTTTGAAACCATTTTCCGTAGTTCTTCCTTTTACGCCTTTTTGCCTTTTCCAGCCATTTCTGTCCGGTGTCAATTATCATTGCCGATCCTATTGAATGGATGTGTATATGGATGGCCGTAAGGATGTTTGCCTAAAATAAGAAATAGCACCCGGGCTAATTCCATTTGACCTTCGTTTTGTCGACTTTCCGGCAGGGATAACCACAATGACTTGGGGTTTTGAGGTGGATGTTTTAAGGCTCGGCATAAAGTTTTTCATCGCCCCATAAGCGGCATTCACTCCGGTTTTGCCCAAGGTCCGCAAATTGATCATTTGCCGATGTTAGATTTGCAGAAGTATGCCGGGTTAAATAATAATGAAACTAAGCTACGAAGCTATTGAAGCTAGATGTCACTGTCGCTCAATCCAGCTCTAATATACGACTTAATTATCTAATAGCACAGGATTACACATATGGTGCCAAAAATTGGTATCTATGGTTTTGATTCGGCATGGACCAACAACCCAAAGCAACCGGGCAGTATTTGTGCGCTGATTGGTGATGATCAAAATTGGGTGTTTCATGAACCGAGGCTCGCACGTTTTGTCGAAGCGCTTGCATTTATTCATGCCCATCCGGCTCATAAGCAGATCATTGCCTTAGATCAACCAACCATTGTTAATAATGCCACCGGCATTCGTCCAGTCGAGCGTGTTGCCGGGAGTATAGTAAATAGGCTTGGCGGAGGAGTTCAGCCTGCGAATCAGGGGCGAGCCAATATGTTTGATGCTGCGGCACCGGTTTGGCGATTTATTCAATCTCTTCAAGCGATTCAAAATCCGTTTGCCGCTCGAGCAGAAGTTCATGGGCGCTTTTTGATTGAGGTGTTTCCCGCTCTTGCCATTCCCTCTTTGGTGCCAAACATCTGGCAACGTGAACGTGCTGCTAAATACAATCCAGGACAAGCGGCAAAATTTCAATTGGCTGATTGGCAACTCGTATGTGCTGGGCTAATTGATCGCGCATTGGATTGTGGTTTACATATGGTGATCGATTATTTACGAAAAGAGCAGATCAAACCTAATCCCACGAAGTCGGACCAAGATCGGCTCGATAGTGTCATTTGTTCGCTGATTGGGTTTTACTGGCTAAAATCAGGATTGGTCGAAAATTGTGTGATTGGGGATGAGCATCATGGTTTTATGGTCACACCGGCACAACCTACCATTCAGTCGATTTTGCAACGTGCCGCTGCTGAAAAATGGGTTTCATTCAATCAGCCTGCGGGATTTAATGCGACAGGTCTGACTACAACCACCTCATTTACCTCAGACTACAGTCACTCAACGCAAAACAAAAAATCTAAACCAATAACTGAGATACACGGCAAGCCATTAGCAAAATCAAGCAATACCCAGTCTGGTTTGAGCTACGATGCGGTGTACTTGATGTTAATCGAAGCCGCGAATGCTAGATGCATTTTGACTTATGGTGACGTATTGGAACCATTTGACATCAAAGCCAACTCGTTTTCCGTGATGGGTCAATTAGTACCGATACTGAACCAAATTACTCGGCAAAATCTGCAAAGAAAGGAACCTCTGCTCCCCTCACTGGTGGTTGCAAAAACTACGGGTATTGCTGGCGATGGCTTTTATCAACATCTAGGTTCGGGGCCGTTTACTGACAAAGACAAAAAGCGACTGTTGAAGCTTGAGCAGGCAAAGGTTTTCGATTTCGATTGGTCTTCTTCGTAATCCCAAGCTTTGAATGACTGGTTTAGGTATTGCAGCCGACTACCCCTAAGATCATTGAATGTCGAAAATGGCCGATCTTTCAAAAAAATGATTGATATGAGCTAATGCCTCCTTTGAAGCACTAGATAACAGTCTGTTTTAATAATTTTTTTGTAAATTTATTGATGATTCACTTCTTCTTATAGGACTAGCGGGAGCATTTGAACAGAAACTTACGGTTTCGCCATCAGCGTTCAATTCATAACCGTAAGTTTATGTACTGATCTCCAATCAAAACTGGAGTTAAATTCGGCCTTCTTTAATAGCTTTATAATAAGTACGCCGGCTGATACCAACTTCAGAAACCGCTTTGCTAACGCTTGCGCCATTGTCGACCAGCTTTTGCACTTGCTGTAGCTTGGCTTCATTAATCGGCTTACGGCCTTTATATTTTCCATCCGCTTTAGCAATATCAATGCCTTCCCTTTGGCGTTCCAACATAATGCCTCTTTCAAATTCAGCAATAGCGGCCAGCATGGTAAGCATCAGTTGCCCGGTTGGAGATTTAGTGTCTAAATTAATGTTGAGGACTTCAAAGTCAGCGCCTTTCTTTTTTATCGCTTCGGCTATGTTCAACAAATCCTTGGTTGATCGCGCTAATCGATCCAACTTTGTCACCGTAACGGTATCGCCTTTACGAATGTAAGCTAGTAATTTTTTTAACTCGGGACGATCAGAATTACTTCCCGATCCTTTTTCCTTGAAAATCTCATGGCAACCCGCCTTGTTAAGTAATTCCAACTGGGCAGCCATATTTTGCTCCGTTGTGGATACTCGGCAATAGCCGATTTTTGATGAAGTCATGTTGTTTCGGCTATTTTGTGCATATAGAATATGTGCAGATTATATGCTGTGCATTTATTGTAATTCAATTACAAATGCACAAAATAGTGCTTTATTTTTATGTGCAGCTAGAGCAAGATTCAAATGCACAGTTAGAGAATCCGAAATCGTAATCTAGCACTTGTGATAGATGTTATTTCAAAAAACAGAACCCGCCTTTCTAGGAATTCTAATTATCGCCAGTTTCTTGAAGAAATTTGTACAAATCAGCGAGTGCCGTTAACGATGACTACCAGTGAAGGTTTTCTAAACCAACGGCAACGCTACCAGTCCATCAAGCTGTCACAGGATTTCTCAGATGAAGAAATGGCCAGGGACTGGACACTTTCCGATGCTGACAAAAAGGAAATCAGCAAATACCGAAAAAATTCCCGGATATTCATTGCCATCCAGTTAAGCGCGTTACGCTTGTATGGCCGCTTTCTGGCCGAGGTCAACGGCCTGTCACCCCGTATTGTCAACTACCTCAACAACCAATTGGGTTTGCCGCCTTCGCTTACAGTACCAACACCGGATCGTGAAGCGACATTTTCTGAGTACCGAAAAAATATTCTGAATTATCTGGGTTTTTCCAAATACGACGATGAAGCCCAGGCTCGATTGCAAAAATGGCTGGAACAACAAGCTTTACAAGCACATCTGCCCGACGAGCTATTCTTGCGGGCCGAACGCTATCTATTGGCCGAGCGTGTCGTATTGCCTGGAGCCAGTGTGTTAGAGCGGCTGGTTATCAGCGTCTGCGCCGAAACGCACGAACATTTATTTGAAGTCTTGTGTGCCAGGTTTACGCCAGAACTGAGAACAGCTAT
It includes:
- a CDS encoding DUF429 domain-containing protein, whose protein sequence is MVPKIGIYGFDSAWTNNPKQPGSICALIGDDQNWVFHEPRLARFVEALAFIHAHPAHKQIIALDQPTIVNNATGIRPVERVAGSIVNRLGGGVQPANQGRANMFDAAAPVWRFIQSLQAIQNPFAARAEVHGRFLIEVFPALAIPSLVPNIWQRERAAKYNPGQAAKFQLADWQLVCAGLIDRALDCGLHMVIDYLRKEQIKPNPTKSDQDRLDSVICSLIGFYWLKSGLVENCVIGDEHHGFMVTPAQPTIQSILQRAAAEKWVSFNQPAGFNATGLTTTTSFTSDYSHSTQNKKSKPITEIHGKPLAKSSNTQSGLSYDAVYLMLIEAANARCILTYGDVLEPFDIKANSFSVMGQLVPILNQITRQNLQRKEPLLPSLVVAKTTGIAGDGFYQHLGSGPFTDKDKKRLLKLEQAKVFDFDWSSS
- a CDS encoding IS3 family transposase (programmed frameshift) encodes the protein MTDTTVQAIPHAAANAEDTQDARRAAEVSSAFAAEPSRITSEVLEKAARRTFTAEYKERILTQADACSEPGCIGKLLRTEGLYSSHLSKWRSEREQAIRAGLSKPRGRKPSDKNPLAAENARLQAEIQRLQACLTQAEAIIDVQKKPFATAGLVRDSSPHRESIMKATLELSREVGVKAACEALNFNRASFYRAQQDRSSWPVERPRPPLALSTDEELHVLAHLHSERFMDCSPYQVYAALLDEGVYLCSISTLYRILVRHQEVRERRNQLRRPNYTKPELLATAPNQVWSWDITKLKGPAKWTYFYLYVIIDIFSRCVVGWMVAHRESTELAKRLIGESCTRQTIREGQLTIHADRGSSMTSKGVEQLLADLGVTKTHSRPHVSNDNPYSEAQFKTLKYRPGFPAQFGAIEDARSFCGTFFDWYNHDHYHSGIALLTPASVHSGQAVEIVTQRTQVLHAAFERNPERFKNRQPHAQAVPEAAWINPPPSRTANEALDQEN
- a CDS encoding recombinase family protein yields the protein MTSSKIGYCRVSTTEQNMAAQLELLNKAGCHEIFKEKGSGSNSDRPELKKLLAYIRKGDTVTVTKLDRLARSTKDLLNIAEAIKKKGADFEVLNINLDTKSPTGQLMLTMLAAIAEFERGIMLERQREGIDIAKADGKYKGRKPINEAKLQQVQKLVDNGASVSKAVSEVGISRRTYYKAIKEGRI